A stretch of Suncus etruscus isolate mSunEtr1 chromosome 9, mSunEtr1.pri.cur, whole genome shotgun sequence DNA encodes these proteins:
- the LOC126018678 gene encoding LOW QUALITY PROTEIN: olfactory receptor 5T2-like (The sequence of the model RefSeq protein was modified relative to this genomic sequence to represent the inferred CDS: deleted 2 bases in 1 codon) — protein sequence MKNFTEVVIFVLKGFTDKMELQIILFFLFLAIYLFTMVGNLGLVLLVIADTRLHNPMYYFLSVLSSVDACFSSVILPNLLVDFISKNKVITFLGCAAQMFLAVTFGSTECFLLAAMAYDRYVAIYNPLLYSVTMSPRVYVSLIIASYIGGILNASVHTVATFSLSFCNSNEIKHFFCDIPPLLTISCSDTYINQILLFYFVGSIEIITILIVLVSYGFILLAILRVNSAEGRRKVFSTCGSHLTGVSIYHGTILFMYVRPSSSYALDHDMIVSIFYTIVIPMLNPIIYSLRNKDVKEATKRLWENLVYQ from the exons ATGAAGAATTTTACAGAAGTTGTGATATTTGTACTGAAGGGCTTCACAGATAAAATGGaactacaaattattttattctttctcttcttagcAATTTACTTGTTCACTATGGTGGGGAATTTGGGGTTGGTTCTATTGGTTATTGCTGACACCCGTCTTCATAACCCTATGTACTATTTTCTGAGTGTGCTATCGTCCGTGGATGCCTGTTTTTCTTCAGTAATTTTACCAAATCTGTTAGTAGATTTTATATCAAAGAATAAAGTCATTACATTTCTTGGATGTGCAGCACAGATGTTTCTTGCTGTTACTTTTGGGAGCACAGAATGTTTTCTCCTGGCTGCAATGGCTTATGACCGTTATGTAGCCATTTACAACCCCCTCTTGTATTCAGTAACCATGTCACCTAGAGTCTATGTGTCACTCATTATTGCTTCATATATTGGTGGCATTTTAAATGCTTCTGTACATACAGTGGCCACCTTTAGCCTGTCTTTTTGTAATTCTAATGAAATTAAGCATTTTTTTTGTGACATCCCTCCACTTCTCACTATTTCTTGTTCTGATACTTATATCAACCAGATACTGCTCTTCTATTTTGTGGGTTCTATTGAGATAATCACCATATTGATTGTCCTGGTCTCTTATGGTTTCATTCTGTTGGCAATTTTGAGAGTTAATTCTGCTGAAGGGAGACGAAAAGTTTTTTCTACATGTGGTTCTCACCTCACTGGAGTGTCAATCTATCATGGGACAATCCTCTTCATGTATGTGAGACCAAGTTCCAGCTATGCCTTGGATCATGACATGATAGTGTCAATATTTTACACCATTGTGATCCCCATGCTGAATCCCATCATCTATAGTTTAAGGAACAAAGATGTCAAAGAAGCCACAAAAAGA CTTTGGGAAAATTTGGTTtatcaataa
- the LOC126018677 gene encoding LOW QUALITY PROTEIN: olfactory receptor 8H1-like (The sequence of the model RefSeq protein was modified relative to this genomic sequence to represent the inferred CDS: deleted 3 bases in 2 codons), which translates to MDKRNNTNISDFIMMGLTGSAEIRLVLFLLFLLIYLITMLGNSGMILMIHLDLQLHTPMYFFLSHLSFLDLSYSTVIIPKSLENLIASTTNMFYVRCFTHLYFFFFVFLGAAECFLLFSMAYDSYVAICNPLQYPVIMSSKFCYSLTLGSYLIGFTVSSVNALCMSRLHFCDSNIIHHFFCDTSPRLAVLHRHTQRNSDFCLCRFHLMVSLITISFSYASILSTILKINSSSGRQKAFYSCADFQSLFYGA; encoded by the exons atggataaaaggaataatacaaatatttctgattttatcATGATGGGATTAACAGGTTCGGCTGAGATCAGGCTGGTCCTATTTCTGCTCTTTCTGCTGATATATCTGATCACCATGCTGGGAAATTCAGGGATGATTTTGATGATCCACCTGGATCTTCAACTTCACACTCCCATGTATTTTTTCCTCAGCCATCTCTCATTTCTTGACCTTAGTTACTCAACTGTTATCATACCTAAAAGCTTAGAGAACTTAATAGCATCCACCACGAATATGTTCTATGTGAGATGCTTCAcacatttgtac ttttttttttttgtctttttgggagcTGCtgaatgttttcttctcttctcaatGGCCTATGATAGCTATGTCGCTATCTGCAATCCTTTACAGTACCCGGTTATTATGTCCTCAAAATTCTGCTACTCACTCACCCTTGGGTCCTATTTGATTGGTTTTACAGTCTCTTCTGTCAATGCCCTTTGCATGAGTAGACTGCATTTCTGTGACTCCAATATAATCCATCAT TTTTTCTGTGACACATCACCCAGATTAGCTGtcttacacagacacacacaaagaaacagtGATTTTTGTTTATGCAGGTTCCACCTCATGGTGTCCCTGATTACCATCTCTTTTTCTTATGCATCCATTCTCTCtactattttgaaaattaattcctcctcaggaaggcaaaaagccttCTATTCTTGTGCTGATTTTCAAAGTCTTTtttatggtgcttaa